CGAGGCCCTGGTGGTCGGGTCGCAGCGTGACTTCGCGGCCGAGACCGGTGAAGGCAAGGCCATCCATCGCGGCGATCACGTCGTCCTCGGTCGGCCAGGCGCCGTCGTTGGCGTCGATCGCCCGGTCATAGGCGCCCTCGAGCGCGGCGAAGGCCTGCGCCATATGGAAGGCGGGGTAGATCGGATAGTCGCCCGTCTGCTCGCGGAAGGCCTCGACGAAGGTCTTGAACTTGTCGGTATCCTTGGTTTCCGGGTGCAGGAAGTAGTGGTCGCCCCGGCCGCCGACGATCGCCCCGTCCGGCAGCGCGCCGCCCAGACGTTGCAGCGAGGACTCGGCGAGCGGCAGCACGAAGGTGGACGACGCCGTCAACCCGCGCTGGCTGGCCTGGCGCACGAAGGTCTCGAGGTCGCCGCCCCAGGAGGTGGAGAGGATGACGTCGGGCCGCAGGGCCTGCAGGCGGGAGATCTCGGCCGAATAGTCCGGCGCGCCGAAGCGGGGGAAGAGTTCGGCCACCACCTTCACGTCCGGCTTCAACGCCTTCAACGCGGTGGAGAAGAGGCTCCAGCTGTCACGTCCCCAGGCATAATCCTGGTTCACCACCGCGATGGTCGAGAAATCCGGGTTGGTTTGCAGCAGGTAGAGGAGCGCGGCCATCATCTCGGCGGTGGCGTTGCCCTGGGTGCGGAAGTTGTACTTGTACTCCGCCTCCTCGAAGATGCGCTGCGTGCCGCAGTCCCACATGATGTTGATGACCTGGAGATCCTCGGCGAGCGGCGCCAGGTTGAGGCAGTTGCCCGACGAGATCGCCGCCATCATCACGTCGACCTTCTCGTCCTGCACCAGACGGCGGAACTCGCTGGCGAGGGTCTCGCCGCCGGCCCCTTCGTCGACGAAGAAGAGCTCGACCGGCACGCCGTCGATCCCGCCGCGGTCGTTGAGGTCCTGTGCGAGGATCTCGGCGGCGGCGCGGCCCGGCACGCCGAACACGGACGCCGGACCCGACAGGAAGGTCGTGATCCCGATCTTCACCGCGTCCGGCTTGTCCTGCGCGAATGCGCCGCTGACGCCCGACGCCACGACGAGCGCCGTCGCCGCGGCGGCGGCAATGGTCTTCAACATCCCTGGTCTCCTTCCCTCACGAGGGCCTCTATCGGGCCCTTCGCGGTGCGATCCTGGCGTCAGTGAACGACCGTGTCCATGCCGTTGAGCGATCAAAACGGAGAGACCGGCCGACTGTCGCCTCATTTTAATTATCTAGCTAATTATCTGAGATCACACAAGCATGGCTTTGCCGTGACAATGGCATTGCTTTTCGTCTCAATTTGCATACGCGGCCGTTTCATCCGCGGTTGCGGCGCACGATCTCCTTGTCCGGCGCCCGCAGCGCTGTCGGGGACGCCGTGCGCGGCGGCCCGGCCGCCACACGACCATGTCGATTTTGCGTAATCGTCTGGAAATACTTGGCGTTTATGCCTCACCGTCCGGGCTGTGACGGCCGGTCGCACGCGTCGATGCCGCAAACATTCGAACTTTAGGCGAAGGACTTGGATACCAGTGGCACACGAACGGCGCCGCGCCACACGGAGCTGACACGCACGCTGCGTGACGAAATCGAGGCCGGGCGCTGGCCGGTGGGCGGCAGGTTCCCCACCGAGGCCGACCTGCAAGCGCGCTTCGGCGTCGGCCGGCATACCGTCCGCCGGGCGCTGAAGGCACTCGCCGAGCAGGGCCTCATCTCGCGTCGGCCGAAGACCGGCTCGGTCGTCACCTCGGACCGCCCCGCCACAGCCTTCACCCACGGCCTGCGCGATATGCGCGAGATCGTCGAGTTCTGGCGCACCACCCGGTTCGATATCGAGGAGGTCGGCGCGGTCACCGTCGACGCCGCCTCCACGCCGGAGCCGGACGAGGCGGGGCACTACTTCCGCGTCGCGGGCCTGCGCTATCCGCGCACCGGCTCGGCCCCGCTGTGTTGGTCGGAGGTGCTGGTCTCCGAGCGCTACCCGGCGGTGCGGGAGGACATGCGCGCCGGCCACACCCCGA
This portion of the Acuticoccus sp. I52.16.1 genome encodes:
- a CDS encoding ABC transporter substrate-binding protein, whose protein sequence is MLKTIAAAAATALVVASGVSGAFAQDKPDAVKIGITTFLSGPASVFGVPGRAAAEILAQDLNDRGGIDGVPVELFFVDEGAGGETLASEFRRLVQDEKVDVMMAAISSGNCLNLAPLAEDLQVINIMWDCGTQRIFEEAEYKYNFRTQGNATAEMMAALLYLLQTNPDFSTIAVVNQDYAWGRDSWSLFSTALKALKPDVKVVAELFPRFGAPDYSAEISRLQALRPDVILSTSWGGDLETFVRQASQRGLTASSTFVLPLAESSLQRLGGALPDGAIVGGRGDHYFLHPETKDTDKFKTFVEAFREQTGDYPIYPAFHMAQAFAALEGAYDRAIDANDGAWPTEDDVIAAMDGLAFTGLGREVTLRPDHQGLEAQLIGTAKTVDGYDFPIIDNMRIYAAEDIMPPVGTQSLDWIGGLDASFLETGFDEYTHAN
- a CDS encoding GntR family transcriptional regulator, translated to MDTSGTRTAPRHTELTRTLRDEIEAGRWPVGGRFPTEADLQARFGVGRHTVRRALKALAEQGLISRRPKTGSVVTSDRPATAFTHGLRDMREIVEFWRTTRFDIEEVGAVTVDAASTPEPDEAGHYFRVAGLRYPRTGSAPLCWSEVLVSERYPAVREDMRAGHTPIYERALLHYHLTLDYVVQSVTATELSPAMARLLGAEGASAGLLVTRRYVETRGRVFELARHLYPGGRYVLASVFRER